The following is a genomic window from Pedobacter sp. KBS0701.
ATCAGTTAACTGCAAACTGCCAATTGCGAACTGTTAACTGCCACTTGAATGCTGCTGCGAGGTTAATTTAGCTACCTCATATCCCTTTGCCTTACATCTGGCTACAATTTCATCATGGGTTTTCTTAGGCATTGTCTGATAACGGCTCATGATGAACAAAAATTTATGATCGGGATGCCCCACCACTACATAAGAATAATCGTCTGCAAGTTCGATAATCCAGTAATCTACTTTTATCGGCCAGATAAATTGTGCTTGTAACTCCCCTTTATCGCCATCTTCTGATGGAAACATTTTAGAACTTCTGGAATAAACTTTATCACCGCCTGGTTTTTTATAGGTGGTGAGAACATTGTAATAGCCATCCTTATTTAAGGTATATTTAGTAGTGGTTTCTCGACTGCCCTTGTCAAAAATCGTCGGAATAGAATATAAAGAATACCACGTTCCCGAATATTTTTTTAGGTCTAGCTTAGTCACCGGAACATTTTTTTCCATCGGCAAATAGGTAAAGAGAACAAGAAGGAGGGAGCAGACCGTTTTCATCATATCATCAGTTTTGATATGATTTACGCAATTGACCTGATCCTGGTTTTGAAGATCTTAATCCGCCATAAAATAATCGTTGGTATTATCCTCTAATGGAATATAGATTCTTTCCCATTCATTGCCACCCACTATTTCCCAGGTGTGCCCTTCGCCAGCTGTATCGTTGGCAATCAGTACAATTCCTGGTTCGATGATAAAAGTATCACCATTGCTTACTGTAAAACGGAGTTTACCTTTCAGTGTAATCACATATTGCCTCCTAGGCGCAGGGTGGGGAATTTTTTCTAAAGTTGATACATCAGTTTGGGCAAAAAAATAATTGGCATTAATATGCTGACGAATAGGGATTTTTCCAATTTCGAATGCACATTTGTTTTCTTCAATATTAATTAAACGAATTGCTTTTAGATAATTATTTGGTGTTCCGGCTTTATCTGTATTCATCTGTGGAAAATATGGTTTAAAATTTTAATTCAGTTTGTCCTTTTTGGGCAACCTCACGTTCATGTTGTAGCAGCCACTGTTTACGCCACAGTCCTCCTGCATAGCCAACCAGTTTGCCGTTGCTGCCAATTACCCTGTGACATGGTACTACAATGGCAATATTGTTTTTGCCATTTGCAGAAGCGATTGCACGGATAGCTAATGGTTTATGCGCCGAAAATTTAGCGTAAGAAGTAGTTTCGCCAAAAGGTATGGTCAACAAATTCTGCCATACTTCCTGTTGAAAACCGGTTCCTTTCTGTTTCATCGGGAAATCGAAATCCTGAAGATTTCCATTAAAATATTCTTTTAATTGATTGGCAACTTTTATGGTGAGTTCGTTTGCTGTCAGATCAGCAATATCCTTTTCTTCAAAAGTAACGGCATGCACAAAATCCTCATCAGCCAGGATGCTTAATCTGCCAATAGGCGTTTCTATAACTGATGCGTAGTTCATATTTCTATTTTACCACAGATTTACACAGATGAACACAGATTTTTGTGCGTATTGGGTTTTCTTAGTGTTTTTTGTGCCTCCATGCCCAATTAAATTTTAAATGCCTTTAACCTCGTTTATGCTACTTCGAAAGAATAGCATCTTTCTCTATCATTATCCGTGGTTAATGGTCTTTCTCTGTGTCTCGGTGGCCAACTAATTTAAAATGCCTGTAATCCCGGTTATACTGCTATAAAATACCATCCGTGTTTATCCTTTTTATCTGTGGTTAAATCTTTCTCTGCGTCCCTGTGACTAAATTATTTGCCAAACAAAATTACAACAATACAACAATTTAAGCATGCAATATTTATCAATAAAAGTATCTTTGCGGTTATGCAATTGGCCAAAGAGGTTAAATATTTAATTCACAAGGAAGTATTGTTAGAGTGGCGCTCCAAATATACCATTAACGGTGTGTTGCTTTATGTGGTTTCTACTATTTTTACCTGTTATCTGTCATTTGTAAGCCTTGGCGATAAATTAACCTGGAACGCACTTTTCTGGATAATTATGCTTTTTGCCTCCATCAATGGTGTTTCAAAGAGTTTTTTACAGGAAACAAAGGGGCAACAACTTTACAGTTACATTCTGGCAAGCCCGGCTGCGGTTTTGATTTCTAAAACAGTTTATAATACCCTTTTGATGCTGGTGCTTACCACCATCGCATTGGGCTTTTATACTTTGGTTTTTGATTCCTTTACACCGCCCGATATGCTATTGTATTACGTTGCCGTGGTATTGGGCAGCATGAGTTTCTCTACCGTGTTTACCATGGTTTCGGCCATTGCGAGTAAGGCTGGTAATGGTGGTATGTTAATGGCGATATTAAGTTTTCCGATCATTATTCCGGTATTGATCCTTTTGATCAAACTGGCTAAAAATGCGGTTGATGGCCTGCCATGGGAGAATAGTTATGATGAAATTGCGATGTTGCTGGTGGTGAATGTGCTGATGGTGGCAACCTCTTTATTGTTATTTCCTTACCTTTGGAGAGACTAAATATGGAAGATGGAAAACGGATGATGGAATCTACATTCAATACTCAATCATTCAATAATTAAATATAAATATGCATAAAACCTGGTGGAAAATTTTAGGTTCAGTTCTGGTAATTTATACTGCAATTGCAGGATTATTACTTCACGTACCTCGTTTACCTATTTTAAATGAAACAATAAGAAATCTGTATTTCCACGTACCCATGTGGTTTTCGATGATTGTACTTTTTTCGATCTCAGTTTTTTATAGTGTAAAATCGTTGAGTAGTAAAAGTGAAATCGACGATATGAAGGCTGTGGAGAGTGTAAATGCTGGAATTATTTTTGGCCTTTTAGGTTTGGTTACTGGTGCAATTTGGGCTAAATACTGCTGGGGAGAATTTTGGAGTTTTGATCCCAAACAAAATTTTGCCGCTATTTCTGTTTTATTATACTTTGCGTATCTCATTCTCCGCAATGCGATAGACGAAGAACAGAAAAGAGCTAAGATTTCGGCCATTTACAATATTTTTGCCTTTCCAATGATGGTGGTGTTGCTTTTTGTATTGCCCCGTTTAAAAGATTCATTACACCCGGGCAACGGCGGCAATCCTGGTTTTAACAGTTACGATTTAGACAGCCGCATGCGCATGGTATTTTATCCGGCATGTTTAGGCTGGATATTAATCGGCTACTGGGTATATACCATCCGTTTCAGAATTCGCAATATTGAAACCATTATGAACACACCTACTCATGACGAAGTAAAAGGTGTTCATAATAGCTTTGTTACCATTGAAAATCAATCAACAACAAACGAAAACAAACAACAACATAACTAAAATGAAGAAGATATTTTTCTCCCTGATATTAATGATGGCCACCATGCAGTTATTTGCACAAGATAATGGCGTAGAAATGGCTGATGGCCTTCGCAGCAATGGAAAGATATATGTTGTGGTGATATGTATCGTAATTATCCTGGTAGGACTGCTTGCCTATCTTTTCTCTATTGATAAGAGATTGAAGAAAATTGAAAAAGAAAACCACATCAATAAATAAAACGCGTCGTAATTACGATAGTCCGGATTAATTTTAAAAGGAGATCAAAACGATATTGATCTCCTTTTTTATGTCTTATTTCTGATGCAAAATTTATGATATTCGCAATTATTGTCGTGTTTTTGGTTGTCGATTAATTAGTATCGTAATAAAATAGCCTTGTGGATATTTTTTTTATAATTTTTTTTCGTCAGAATAAACAATCATAAAACCTATGAAAATAGTCGTTTTAACCAGGTTGAGGAGTCAACATATCCCTGTTTAAACCGGTTTAAATATTGTTTTTGAACAGTTTTGCATAAACGGTATAAAACCTGTTTCAAAGCCTGAATAGGGTGGTGTTAGCTATACACTAAGTATTTTTGCATTTGGATATGTGCAGTTTTTTTAGGCAATTTTGCACCGAAAACTTATTCAATATAAAAAATAAATAATGGCTAATCTAGCAGACGAGAACAAGTTCTTTGCAGATGTTTGTAAAAACTTTGACAGTGCGGCTCAATTCACCAATCATCCGGAAGGTTTATTGAACCAGATTAAAACATGTAATAGTGTATATCGTTTCCAGTTCCCAATTCGCCGTGGAAACGGTTTTGAAGTAATTGATGCCTGGCGCGTAGAACACTCTCACCACATGAGCCCTACTAAAGGAGGGATTCGTTACAGTGAAATGGTAAACGAAGATGAGGTTATGGCACTTGCTGCCTTAATGACTTACAAATGTGCCATTGTTAACGTTCCATTTGGTGGTGCAAAAGGTGGTATTAAAATTAACACTAAACAATACAGTGTTGCCGAATTGGAAACCATCACCCGCCGCTATACTACAGAATTAATTAAGAAAAACTTTATTGGCCCTGGTATTGATGTTCCTGCTCCAGATTATGGATCTGGCGAACGCGAAATGAGCTGGATTGCCGATACTTATATGACTATGAACCCTGGTCAGTTAGACGCTTTAGGCTGTGTAACTGGTAAACCAATTGCCTTACATGGTATTCGTGGTCGTAAAGAAGCTACCGGCCGTGGTGTGGCTTATGCCGTTCGCGAATGTGTGGAAGTTGCAGAAGATATGGCAAAAATTGGTTTTAAGGCTGGTTTAGGCGATAAAAGAGTAATTGTACAAGGTTTAGGT
Proteins encoded in this region:
- a CDS encoding lipocalin family protein, with product MEKNVPVTKLDLKKYSGTWYSLYSIPTIFDKGSRETTTKYTLNKDGYYNVLTTYKKPGGDKVYSRSSKMFPSEDGDKGELQAQFIWPIKVDYWIIELADDYSYVVVGHPDHKFLFIMSRYQTMPKKTHDEIVARCKAKGYEVAKLTSQQHSSGS
- a CDS encoding methylated-DNA--[protein]-cysteine S-methyltransferase, translated to MNYASVIETPIGRLSILADEDFVHAVTFEEKDIADLTANELTIKVANQLKEYFNGNLQDFDFPMKQKGTGFQQEVWQNLLTIPFGETTSYAKFSAHKPLAIRAIASANGKNNIAIVVPCHRVIGSNGKLVGYAGGLWRKQWLLQHEREVAQKGQTELKF
- a CDS encoding heme exporter protein CcmB, coding for MQLAKEVKYLIHKEVLLEWRSKYTINGVLLYVVSTIFTCYLSFVSLGDKLTWNALFWIIMLFASINGVSKSFLQETKGQQLYSYILASPAAVLISKTVYNTLLMLVLTTIALGFYTLVFDSFTPPDMLLYYVAVVLGSMSFSTVFTMVSAIASKAGNGGMLMAILSFPIIIPVLILLIKLAKNAVDGLPWENSYDEIAMLLVVNVLMVATSLLLFPYLWRD
- the ccsA gene encoding cytochrome c biogenesis protein CcsA gives rise to the protein MHKTWWKILGSVLVIYTAIAGLLLHVPRLPILNETIRNLYFHVPMWFSMIVLFSISVFYSVKSLSSKSEIDDMKAVESVNAGIIFGLLGLVTGAIWAKYCWGEFWSFDPKQNFAAISVLLYFAYLILRNAIDEEQKRAKISAIYNIFAFPMMVVLLFVLPRLKDSLHPGNGGNPGFNSYDLDSRMRMVFYPACLGWILIGYWVYTIRFRIRNIETIMNTPTHDEVKGVHNSFVTIENQSTTNENKQQHN
- a CDS encoding CcmD family protein, producing MKKIFFSLILMMATMQLFAQDNGVEMADGLRSNGKIYVVVICIVIILVGLLAYLFSIDKRLKKIEKENHINK